From one Oxobacter pfennigii genomic stretch:
- a CDS encoding ASKHA domain-containing protein has protein sequence MDKFSVTIMPENLTVYVPQGTNLINAAKTAGIDIESPCGCRGTCGKCQVKIINLGGVDCPDSDYVLACQTRVEKDMVIEAPQFSRLTKHKVLLSSEEKESLLEHGYFKDVEVNPLCKKIYAELDKPDLTDSMSDLDRVRMHLMKNCGIEDVKISISALRKLSNVVREGDFNITLTIVTIKDSAEIINIEAGKPDSPSLGLAVDIGTTTVVVNLIDTENGKIIDSAGTYNKQSAYGSDVISRIVYCDENDNGLELLQKAVIETINELIDTVLKKNKINKSDIPVMVCAGNTVMSHMFLNMPPTFIRLEPYVPGASKYPVVSSKDLGININPDAKVITLPSVASYVGGDITSGVLSTLMSKSELLTLFIDVGTNGELVLGNSDWMVSCSCSAGPAFEGSGITCGMRAMDGAIDWIEIDKESMEVKVRAIGNKKPLGICGSGLIYSLSEMLDSGIIDRAGNILENGSSIRVRMGNEGKEFVLVFAKDSGSGRDVVVTEGDIKNLIRAKGAIFAGIRTMLQQVELDVDAIDRVYIAGGFGNYINITDAVNIGLFPDLPADKYAYIGNSSVHGAMLVLLCQEALYEIEDISDRITYIELSIGNKFMDEFISALFIPHTNLNLFQRCGV, from the coding sequence ATGGATAAGTTTTCAGTAACTATAATGCCGGAAAATTTAACAGTATATGTACCACAAGGCACCAATCTTATTAATGCTGCAAAGACAGCCGGAATTGACATTGAAAGCCCCTGCGGATGCAGAGGCACCTGCGGCAAATGCCAGGTAAAGATTATAAACTTAGGCGGTGTTGATTGCCCCGACAGCGATTATGTTCTTGCCTGCCAGACAAGGGTAGAAAAGGATATGGTTATTGAGGCGCCTCAATTTTCAAGGCTTACAAAGCATAAAGTTCTTCTCTCCAGTGAAGAAAAGGAATCGTTATTGGAGCATGGGTATTTTAAAGATGTTGAAGTAAATCCTCTCTGCAAAAAAATATATGCAGAGCTGGATAAGCCGGATCTTACAGACAGCATGAGCGACCTTGACAGAGTCAGGATGCACCTTATGAAGAATTGCGGAATAGAAGATGTAAAAATCAGCATAAGTGCACTGAGGAAGCTTTCAAATGTGGTAAGAGAAGGGGACTTTAATATTACTTTGACCATTGTTACCATAAAGGACTCGGCGGAAATCATAAATATTGAGGCCGGAAAGCCTGATAGTCCTTCGTTGGGTCTGGCAGTTGATATTGGTACGACAACGGTAGTCGTGAATCTTATAGACACCGAAAACGGCAAAATAATAGACTCAGCCGGTACCTATAATAAGCAATCAGCCTATGGTTCCGATGTTATATCCAGAATAGTTTACTGTGATGAGAATGATAATGGCCTTGAACTTCTGCAAAAGGCGGTTATTGAAACCATAAATGAACTCATAGATACTGTCTTAAAAAAGAATAAAATAAACAAAAGTGATATCCCGGTGATGGTATGTGCGGGAAATACAGTCATGAGCCACATGTTTTTAAACATGCCTCCTACCTTTATAAGGCTGGAGCCCTATGTGCCGGGTGCATCCAAATATCCCGTTGTCAGCTCTAAGGATTTGGGTATAAACATAAATCCCGATGCTAAAGTCATTACGCTGCCGTCGGTTGCCAGCTATGTAGGCGGCGATATAACCTCGGGTGTTTTATCAACCTTGATGTCAAAATCTGAATTGCTTACATTATTCATAGATGTAGGTACAAACGGAGAGCTGGTTTTGGGAAATAGCGACTGGATGGTATCCTGCTCATGTTCGGCAGGTCCTGCCTTTGAAGGATCTGGTATAACCTGCGGAATGAGGGCTATGGATGGAGCAATTGACTGGATTGAAATTGATAAAGAAAGCATGGAAGTCAAAGTAAGAGCTATAGGCAATAAAAAACCTCTCGGAATATGCGGTTCAGGCCTTATATATTCCCTTTCCGAAATGCTGGATTCCGGCATAATAGACAGGGCGGGCAACATTTTAGAAAACGGCAGCTCCATAAGAGTAAGGATGGGCAATGAAGGAAAGGAATTCGTACTGGTTTTTGCAAAGGACAGCGGAAGCGGCCGGGACGTAGTCGTTACCGAGGGTGATATAAAGAATTTGATAAGAGCCAAAGGAGCAATTTTTGCAGGCATAAGAACCATGCTGCAGCAGGTGGAATTGGATGTGGATGCCATAGACAGAGTGTATATTGCAGGAGGCTTTGGCAATTATATTAATATTACCGATGCAGTCAATATTGGTCTGTTTCCAGATTTGCCCGCTGATAAATATGCATACATTGGCAACAGTTCGGTTCATGGAGCAATGCTTGTGCTCTTATGCCAGGAAGCATTATATGAGATAGAGGATATATCAGATAGAATAACCTATATTGAATTATCTATCGGAAATAAATTTATGGATGAATTCATATCGGCGTTGTTTATACCACATACAAATTTAAACCTCTTTCAGAGGTGTGGGGTATAG
- a CDS encoding AAA family ATPase, producing MTIQIAVAGKGGTGKTSFCALLIRYLIDKGKKPVLAVDADANANLNEALGLQIEGETVSELIEKTKDLNGIPVGMSQETYIEYRLNAALAESKDVDLIVMGGPEGPGCFCFPNNLLRMYLDNLSKGYAYVVMDNEAGLEHISRRTTKDVDVLFVISDISARSVRSAGRVNQLVKTLKTKVKRICLVLTRGTEEDAENLTEEINKTGLELVGIIPNDPMITEFDIKGKPLFELPADSPAVNAVYRMLDKLKI from the coding sequence ATGACAATTCAAATAGCGGTAGCCGGTAAGGGAGGAACAGGGAAAACTTCATTTTGTGCATTGCTTATAAGATATCTTATAGATAAGGGTAAAAAGCCCGTACTTGCAGTGGATGCCGATGCCAATGCCAATCTTAACGAGGCTTTAGGCCTTCAGATTGAAGGCGAGACGGTATCGGAGCTTATAGAAAAAACAAAGGATCTAAATGGTATACCTGTTGGCATGTCTCAGGAGACATATATTGAATACAGGCTGAATGCAGCTCTTGCAGAAAGTAAAGATGTCGACCTCATTGTAATGGGAGGTCCCGAAGGCCCGGGATGTTTTTGTTTCCCTAACAATCTTTTAAGAATGTATCTTGATAATCTGTCAAAAGGATATGCTTATGTTGTTATGGATAACGAAGCAGGTTTAGAGCATATAAGCCGCAGGACAACAAAAGATGTTGACGTGCTGTTTGTCATAAGCGATATTTCGGCAAGATCTGTACGTTCGGCAGGAAGGGTAAACCAGCTTGTAAAAACCTTGAAAACCAAGGTTAAGAGAATATGCCTTGTATTAACCAGAGGAACAGAAGAGGACGCTGAAAATTTAACGGAAGAGATAAATAAAACGGGGCTGGAGCTAGTGGGAATAATACCCAATGACCCAATGATTACGGAGTTTGATATAAAAGGAAAACCCCTATTTGAGCTTCCTGCGGATTCTCCTGCTGTAAATGCAGTGTACAGAATGCTGGATAAACTTAAAATATAA
- a CDS encoding acetyl-CoA decarbonylase/synthase complex subunit delta: MPVQTIKERNAGKVGVVTIGATQEQGGTRTSVVKIGGESSLPFLHFEGEMPNKPVIAMEVVDRVPEEWNDEVKNAFTGVLDNPVAWAKKCVEGCGADLIFLRLQSADPELGNKSPEDCVKTVKDVLAAVGVPLAVVGCGVDEVDNKIIPAVAEACAGENLLLGFASQENYNTIVAACMVHKHNLIAQTPLDINICKQLNILITEMGLTADKIVLDTNIGGLGYGIEYAYSILERGRLGTLQGDRMLAMPTLGTVGFEAWKAKEANVSIEEFPGWGEQKERGILWEAMTATALLQSGLDLLVMRHPEAVKLVQKNIADLMEPSSV; encoded by the coding sequence ATGCCAGTTCAGACCATAAAGGAAAGAAATGCAGGTAAAGTTGGAGTTGTGACTATCGGAGCAACTCAGGAACAGGGCGGTACCAGAACCAGTGTAGTAAAAATTGGAGGAGAATCAAGTTTGCCTTTCCTTCATTTTGAAGGCGAAATGCCTAATAAACCTGTTATAGCAATGGAAGTTGTAGACAGAGTTCCGGAAGAATGGAACGATGAAGTAAAAAATGCATTTACAGGAGTTTTGGACAATCCTGTTGCATGGGCTAAAAAATGCGTGGAGGGATGCGGCGCTGATTTGATATTCCTTCGTTTGCAGAGCGCAGATCCGGAGCTTGGAAACAAATCTCCCGAAGATTGCGTAAAGACTGTTAAAGACGTTTTAGCAGCTGTAGGTGTGCCACTGGCAGTTGTAGGCTGCGGTGTTGATGAAGTAGATAATAAAATAATTCCGGCGGTTGCAGAAGCCTGTGCAGGAGAAAACCTTCTCCTGGGATTTGCAAGTCAGGAAAACTACAATACCATAGTTGCAGCATGTATGGTTCATAAGCACAACCTTATCGCACAGACCCCATTGGATATCAATATTTGCAAACAGCTCAACATTCTTATAACTGAAATGGGCTTGACAGCAGATAAAATAGTTTTGGATACAAACATAGGCGGACTTGGATATGGTATTGAATATGCATATTCAATACTTGAAAGAGGAAGGTTAGGTACTCTCCAGGGTGACAGAATGCTTGCTATGCCTACATTAGGTACTGTTGGATTCGAAGCATGGAAAGCAAAAGAAGCCAATGTAAGCATCGAAGAATTCCCGGGTTGGGGCGAACAAAAGGAAAGAGGAATTCTCTGGGAAGCAATGACAGCTACAGCACTACTGCAGTCAGGCTTAGACCTCCTTGTAATGAGGCACCCTGAAGCAGTTAAGCTCGTACAGAAAAATATTGCTGACCTTATGGAACCAAGCAGTGTATAA
- a CDS encoding dihydropteroate synthase, with translation MEIIGERINGMFKDIREAIKNKDKTAVHEWAIKQTNNGAAWLDISTGAAAEDPMDAMKWLVETVQEVVNTPLAIDTTNYDIMEEALKLCKRPALINSCHADRYKIERVFPMAVKYGAKVIALAMSEESGIPKTADARVALAMELVAAADEFGLPFDDLYIDPLLLPVNVAQDHGVEAMEALRQIKLLSDPPPKTTCGLSNISQKCANRKLLNRTMLVMLMACGLDSAIADAADDDLMEAAATARIIMNKEIYCDSYIDLYKTNKY, from the coding sequence ATGGAAATTATCGGCGAAAGGATTAACGGTATGTTTAAGGACATACGTGAAGCCATAAAAAATAAGGACAAAACAGCCGTTCATGAATGGGCAATAAAGCAGACAAATAACGGTGCTGCCTGGCTGGATATAAGCACAGGAGCTGCGGCAGAAGATCCGATGGATGCCATGAAATGGCTTGTAGAAACAGTTCAGGAGGTAGTTAATACTCCTCTTGCAATAGATACAACCAATTATGACATAATGGAAGAGGCTCTTAAGCTTTGCAAAAGGCCTGCACTTATCAATTCCTGTCATGCAGACAGATATAAAATAGAGAGAGTATTCCCCATGGCAGTTAAATACGGCGCTAAGGTTATAGCTCTTGCCATGAGTGAGGAATCAGGAATACCTAAAACTGCGGATGCCAGGGTTGCGCTTGCTATGGAACTGGTTGCGGCGGCAGACGAATTCGGATTGCCTTTTGATGATTTATATATAGATCCTCTCCTTCTTCCTGTTAACGTTGCACAGGATCATGGTGTGGAAGCTATGGAAGCTTTAAGGCAGATAAAGTTACTTTCAGACCCTCCTCCTAAAACAACTTGCGGCCTTTCAAACATTTCTCAGAAATGTGCAAACAGGAAGCTGCTAAACAGGACAATGCTGGTTATGCTTATGGCCTGTGGCCTTGATTCGGCCATCGCCGATGCAGCAGATGATGATTTGATGGAAGCTGCAGCTACAGCAAGGATAATAATGAATAAGGAAATCTACTGTGATTCTTATATAGATTTATATAAGACAAACAAATACTAA